catccctgccctcctggctcAGTCCAGGCCCAGGACACCCAGTGAGGCCAAGGGCATCACCTCCCCTGGGCCCCCACGTGCCCTTGCACCTCAGCCTGTCCTCCAcagacccccacctccccagggacaCCTCCGGCCCCTGACTCCCTGCAGGACCCACGGAGAGGGGTGTGGGTGTGTCCAGGGGGCCGGTAAGCAGGAGTGCAGGCCACGCAGGGTCCTTTGGGCTGGGGTCCTCcaggccccccgcccccgtcttccctcccccagccccgatggtgggggggggcacacacAGGAGGCCTTGcttctgttctctcctcttccaccAGGGCTGGGGCTCGGTCGCCCTCATCGtcccctttctcttccctgtACCCCAGCCTAGAGCCCCAGCACAGGGAGCACATGCTGGGACAGAAGAGCCAGAGCTGGCAAAGACCTATGCATGGCTCAGGGCCCTGCTAAGAGCACAAATTTAGAAAGAACTTGGGCCAGGAACTGGCAGATGGAGGCCATGCCCCCAGCCCATCTCTGCACAGGGTGGCTTGCGGGGGcactccctgctcctccccttcTGGCCAAGAGACCTGGTCTCTGCCAAGCTCAGTCTAGAAGCCCCTCGCCGAAGAGCCGGCCTGCCAACCAGTAATGTCCCCAAACCAGTCCTGGCTTTCTGCCCAACTGTGTCCCATGGGTGCTGGCAGTCCTGAGCCCTAGATTCTGCCCTGCCCAGGACCCCACAGCCTCCCGGCCCTTCATCCCCCACGCTTTTGCCCACACGGGTCCCTCTGCCCGGCAAGCCATCCtccttctcccagcttccctccaCCTGCCCTGCACGGAccgcatcagggaaatgcaatttCTGGGTCATGGGCTTGGGGGTTCCCTTCTCCCCAGAACACGGGGTTCCTGCCTGTCCACATGTCCAGTGCCCTCTGGCGGGACCACTGAGAAACCAGCCGCGCCTGGCTCCCCGGGGGCCACTGCCCCTCTCTGTGAGCGGCCGGGTGCTTAGGGGTCTGGGCACCTCACCCACGCCAAGGCCTTCCTGAGAATATGGACAGGACGCTGTCTGTCGCCAGGTCCCTGCGGCCCCAGCAGGAGGGTGGGGTCCTTCGTGGTCGGGCTCTGTGTGGTCTCCAAGCTTCTCTGACACAAAGACGCCAGGGCCGTCTTGCGGGGCAGATGCAGGAGAAACAGCAGGCGGCGGTGGCCGGGCCTGGCTCCAACTGACCAGCTGCTGCTTCCGCCGAACCTGGGGCCCGCAGCGAGGTCAAGGGCAAACCGCAGCCCCAGGCTGACGCCCGTCGGCCCTCCCTGCATTTTTGCCTTCATCTCCAGGGCCCACCTCCTGAGCCCTCAGGAccagccccaccccgccccgcacCCTCCCCTGCGAGCCCCCCATTCTTCCCCGgcgccccagccccagcttcaGGTCAACCTCATCTCCACGACCCCTCCCCTTGctgcccactcctcacccctccAGCAGTCGGGGGGGGGCCCCCCCGAGTTCCCCAAACTACCGGCCTGGAGGTAAGCAGGTCCCCCGGGCACACACATGCTCTTCTTCCGGGCCCCCCAGTGTGgaccccctccctcttcctcagaCCAGacctcccaccccttcctccctaaCCTCCGACCTCTGCTCAGGGGTCCCTGTCACCACCCCCCAGTCTGCCCTGTGCCTGACATCCCCTGAGCTCAGCTGCCCCTCCAGCCGTAACCCTGGGGCTCTTCACGCCCCATCCTGGCGGCTCATCCCCTGGAAAAGCCCCACCCACTGGGCCTCCCGTCCCTGGTCCCTACATCAGGGCTCGTGCGGAGCTGGGCCTCCCCAGCCGGTCTCTGGGCCTCTGACCGTCTTGCCCGTGAGCCTCAGGGGGTCCCTTCCGAGTGCCGGCCCCCCCGGGGCCCAGTTCCTCCCGCACCCGCTCTaccagccccacctccaccccagtcctgtctcccagcccagggcctggctcccTGCTTCCTGGGGAAAAAGCAGCGGCTGGAAGGGGATCCAGCAACTGCAGCCCAGATCTGCCCCGCCTCCAAGCTCGGGCTCCCACGCGGCCCCTCCCGGGCCCGGCCCCGCCTGAACCCAGCGACACCCCAGCCCCGTTGGGCCCCGGCCACTCTGCACTTACAGGGTCATTCGTGGCAGCACACACACTGCGTACTCCATCTGCGCCCCTCCTGACCTCCAATGCCTGATGCCCACGTCCAGGGTCCTGCTTCCCTCCGTGACTGCTATGGTCTCCAGCCGCACCTTCTTctgtcccccccacacacctgaaGTGCTGCACCGGCAAGGTCACAGTGACCTCCACACAGCCTGACCCTCAGCAACGTATCGCTGTGCAGGATGGGTGCTGAGGCTCACCCATGGCTGTGCCCAGTCTCGTGGCCCCAGCGCAGCCACACCCGGGCCAAACCATCCATGGCTgctgccctgggcagggcagggcagccagCCCGTGCCCACAGAGGGAAGCACCCGCCAGCCTGCACTGCAAACAACCCTGCGCCTGCCTAGAAACAGCTCATCTACTGCTGGATTTACCAAAACGCCTTTTATTTACATGAGTAAAAGTGTCACCATGAGCCACCCGCCTGGCTGAACCGGGAGCACGTCACCTGAGGGTAAACCAAGGCAGCAGGAAGGGCCAGGCCCTGACCCCCAGGCAGGCTACTGGGGAGCATCCACATGGGAGGACGCCCTCGGAGAGCAAACCCGGTGATGTCGCGCCAACCCACCAGCCACCTAATTCCCCTCGGGCCTCGGAAAACAGGTGACTTTTTCCCCAAGACACTGCCTGCCTGCCCAGCAGCACTACAAACCCACAACGCAAGGCGGGAGCCAGCAGCTGTCCTGGGCCTGGGAGCACAGATCCCGAGCTGGCGAGGGCTTGCAAACCCCTTCCCACGAGAGGCACACACCTCCCAGGTCTGAGTTCAGGCGAGGCcaaggggtgggcaggggggcCCTGCTCAGCCCACCCCCAGGCCCATCCAGGAAAGTCGGGCTCCTGGCTCTCGCAGGTAAGGGGGTCTCCTCTGGCCGAGCAGCCCCAGGCGGAGCCTCAGAGCACAGCCGGGGCAGGCACGGCCGGGAGGGGCAGCTCCAGGGCCGGGGTCTCCGCAGCCTGGGCCGGACTTGGCTTTCGGTGGTCCAGCTGCTCCAGCTTCTCACCGAGCTGGGAATAAAGCTCCTTCACCGCCTCTCCACTCTGTTGGGGAGAAGCACGTGGCTCTGGGGCCGGACCAGGGCAGCTTGGAGCATGTACACTGGGAGCACACATCCAGAGGGGTGGGCCGGCCCAGGCAGCCCCCTGGGGGTGCCAGCGGGGAAGGGTGCCCACCTGGCCAGTGGGCTCCAGTGCCTTCTGCAGGGCCTCCAGCTTGGACGGGGCCACGCGCTGGTGCAGGTGGATGAGGAGCCGCAGCACGTGCCGCTGCACGTTCTCCTTCCTGGAAGAGGCCACAGCCGGTGGCAGGTGGCTGCAGGGCCGCCCTGCCCCCAGCTGCACCCGGTGCCCCGAGCCCTCCGGCCCGGCTGCTGTGGGTATGGACCGAGAGGACGGGTACCTTGGGGAGGCGGTGAGGAGGAAGCCGTCGAAGAGGCTGCTGCAGAAATCCTCCAGAGCGAACTCATCCGCCAGCAGCGCCAGGTTCCCCGTGAGCAGGTGCAGGAAGATGTCGCTGAATGCCAGGTCACCGAAGGTCTCCACTGCAAGCACAGCAGGCGTCCCCAGCTCCCCCACCACCCATCGCCCACCCGGGACCTGTGAACTGGGGGCCCAATTCTCCTGAGAGCCAGAACCTGGGCCTGGACAGGGAGACAGATGGGGGCAGCGGCCAGGGGGGCAGGTCTATGCTGCAGCGCACAGGGAGGGGACAAGAGCCTGCCACGCCTGGCTCCAACCAGCGGCCAAGAGACTGGACGCCGTAGCTCCGGCAGAGGGAAACCTCAGCAGACCTGCCACTAGAGAAGAAGCCAAACCACCGTGGGGCGGCCCAGTGAGTCCACCAGGTCACCGTCGGCAGCGTCCTAGCGGAGAGCGGACAGAAAACGGGCCTTCTCTGTTTGGAGCCACGGCCAGCAAAACTCAGGAAGAGACGGCCAGAGTAACCACCAACAGATTACACTCATCACCGGTGACAGGACCCCTGGGCCTGTGCTTCCAGGCACAGCAGCTGCCACAGCCGCCGACACACTTCGTGACAACCCGAGCCACGCAGCCCCTACTTCAGCGAGAGACGGGGCGCCCCTCCTTGCACCAGGGTGCGCTCTTGCCCTGCAGCTGACTGCAGTCTTGGCGGACCTCACGGCCAGTGGCCAGTCTCCAGGACATTCAGGCAGGTGTGTGGTCACGACAGCAAGGGACGCGCCAGCAGTCTCCATAGAACAAATGCCCCGATTCCCCCAGCAAAGCCCACGCGGCCCTACAGACTGCGAGACCTCAGGGGCAGCCAGGAAAGGCGAGGCGAAGGGGGCCTTGTGTGACCCCTGATCTTACAGACCACGTGCACGAAGACGTGGGGGACAAGTAGGGAAACGCAGCCAGTTCTGTGGGGACCTCGACCCCGACGGATCACGCGCGGCTGTTGAGACTGTCTGTCTTCTGCCGGGATGCCTGCCAGGCTGCCCAGAGCTGGGTGTGGGCTTCTGTCCAGACACCAAGGGGATGGCGGCCGCACGCGGACCCCCATGGAGGTGGCGCTGCGTGCTGGGCTTCCCATCCGGCCCTCTTCCAAGTTCATCGAACATTCCcacaagaaagtttaaaaatgaagaaaattttaaaaatccacatccACCCTTACTAGTAAGGACCTGCTAGCAACGCCAAAGCAGGAGGCGGCTGCAGAGGGGCACCCGAGCCACTGGGGGTCCCACAGACACAGTCAGACAAGAAAGACACAAAGGTGTGAAAACGAGGAAACCCTCAGTTCCCTCCAAACGTGCTCCTGGAAGCCCCCCGAGGCAGGCAGACACGCAGACAAACCACAGCCCCCGGGTGATCCCCACGTGCTGATCCCGGGGCCAGGGAACACGCTACCCGCGTAGGAAGCCCCTGCCCCCGGATGGGAGATGGCCCCGCTCGCTCCGGGGGGGCCCATGGCATCACAGGGCCCTCAGACAGAGAGGCCAGAGTGGGAGCCAGAGACCCCAAACGGGAGAGGTTGGAGGGGTGAACATGACGGGCCTGGAGCCAAGGATGCGGCTCtgaggagctggaggagctggaggggaCGAGAAAGGGAGTCTCGCCAGAGTCCGGCTCCAGGGGCCAGCCCTGCCTTCAGCCCGGAGAAACGGGTCGGTGGAGTGCTCAGTCGGGTGGTGGCCGGCCGAACGGAACACCCGCAGCAGGCAGCTTCCTCCACACAGAAGAGTCGGGAAACAGGGCCCCGACGTGAGGCCAACGACCCAGATGCACGTTTAGCGAGCGCTGCCCCGCATGAGCTTCGCAAAGAGGCGGCAGCACCCCGACAGGACCTGAGCCAGCAGAGGCCCCCGGACCTGCCGTGGGGGGAGGCTGGCTGCTCCCAGagcccctcctcccagcaggTCCCCCGAGGCCCACTCAGTCCTGGCTgggagcccctcccccaggccgcTGGAGGCTTGGGGGGGGCTCTGAGGACCGGCAGGGCTCCCCGCCCTCCCCGGTTAGGAACACGGGGGAGGCTTCGTGAGAGGCCACGGCTGGGCTCCGCTGCTGGGCCAAAATAACCACCAAGGGAGGCGGGCGGCGGGGCCAGGGCGCCCGCAAGACTCACCGAGCCCCGGCAGCAGGCGCAGGAGCGCGTTCTTGTTCCTCTGCTTGGTGATGTGCAGCACGTAGTACAGCCCCACCTCGCAGGCCATGCGCTGCTCCTGCAGGAACCTGCGCCCGAGCCCCATCAGCCCGGGAGGAGCCCGCggcctccgccccgcccccggccccgccccagccccgcccccggcctccGCTGCTGCCCGTACTTAGTGAAGCTCTCCGGCAGCGTGCTCGGGTACGTGACGGGGGCCTTCTCCTCCGCCGGGAGCTTCTGGTCCACGTTGAAGGTGTGGTCGTCCACCACGAAGGACATGAGCGTGGGCAGGAACCGGGTGACCAGCTCCACCTCCTGGGGCGGGGGCCCAACAGCTGTCCCGCGCCAGCCCCGCCACCCCCCTCCCTCCGCGCTTCCTCCCAGCCGGGGCCATGGGGCTGGCCCCGCGCCCCGCgcgcccccctcctccccctccccgacCTTCCTCCGCGTTACCATCTTGGGCTCCTTGAACACCTGGCTGTCGATCATGTCCCAGGCCCCCTGGCCCAGCGCCAGCAGCCTGAGCAGCAGGAGGAGGTCCGGGCTCTCCTGCAGGGAAACGCTGGGCTTCACTGGCCAGCGGCGCCCCTCGCTGCGCGGGACCCTTGGCCGCCCTCAGGCGGCACACGCCCTGCGCCTGGCGGGGCTGAGTGCTCTTGCAGCCTGGGGTCCACACCCCCACGTCCACCAGGAGGCGGCCCGTGGCCAGTCGGGCCTGCTCACCCTGGGCAGCATCTCCTGGCCGACCAGCTCCTGCAGGTGCCTGACGGTGCTCAGTGACAGGGTGTTGATGGCGAAAGGGTCGCACAGGATCATGGACAGGTCCCTGTGAGGACACGCCACAGCACTCGAAAGAGACGCTGCTGGCCCGCCACGTGGACCAAGCCCCTACCCCAGACTGCCTTCAGAAAGCTTGACGTTTGTAACCCGCCTGAGCCAAGTCAGCAAACTACAAAGCCACCAGTTGTTTTAAGTCAAGGTCCCACTGTGACGGAGAATCTGACCCAGATTCCAAAGACTTGGGCAGATTCCCCCAGAGACAATTCCAGGGAAGAGAAGCCCACCCAGGAACCAGATCCCACTCTAGGCACAGCAGGTCCCCGGGGCCCAGCCACCCACCACCCCTCCGCTCACAGGCCGGCTCCACACCGTGCAcatgccagagccccagcctggcacccagCTCGCCCAAGCCCGGGATGGCCTCGTCCCCAGCAGCTGATTCTCTCAGTCACGGGCACAGGTGCCAGGCAGTGCTAAAAACACCCTGAACTAAACACCGCTCCTGCCTAAGGACATGTGGGGCTGGACACCCGTGGACAGAGGACCCTGCGGGGCTGGAGTGCCACACACAGCCAACACTCACCCCAAGACTTGCTCCTGCCCTTTCTTTACTCCGTCAAGAAACCCCTGCAGCTCCCGGGCCCTCTTGCCGTCCACAAACCGCTCTCGGATGCAAGCGTCCAGGCACCAGGTGAACTGCGGGGACAAAGGGGTCAGGACCCGGCCAGAGACCGCACCCTCCAGGCGGCAGTGACACTGCCTGAGCCTTGAGGTGCCCACTGGTACCGCTGAGGCCCGGCCTGGTGCCAAGCCACAGGACAGCACAGAGGAAACAGACCCACGTCATCCCGGGTCAGGTGGTGCagggaaaaagcaaaatttgtgttttgttctttaaGGGCCTCTCCAGGGTCCCCGACCAGCAGGAGAAGGGGGCAGTGCAGTCTGAGTGTGACACTGCACAGGCTCTGGGAGGCGACAACGTCTGAAACAGAAAGCGCTGGCCCGGGAGCATGGAGCTGGCCGGTGGGCAGGCCCCAGAGCTCTGGGGGGACACAAGAGGGCGGGGCTGCCCCAGGGGAGCACAGGGGGGCGCGGAggtggccgggggtggggggtcaacGCAGAGCAGCCGGCTGCGGGCCGGGCACCCAGGTGGGACACGGCACCAGGACCACTGTCCCCGAGGGGAGGGGGGCACCCACCTTGTGGCAGGGGTCCACGGAGCAGATGTCGCCGACGTCGAGGTCATGCAGGGACATGAGCAGCTCGGCGCGCAGCGTGCAGTAGTGCACGTTGCGGGTGCGCAGGAAGAGTGTGCGCAGGAACTGCAGCACCATGTCGTACAGCTTCACGTTGCGCCCCACCATGCGGGTCAGCTTCTGCACCACCTGCCGGTGACACCCCGGCGCGTCACCAGGCCAGCCGCCCGGCCGCCACCCACTGGGGGCTGAGGCCCCCTCACGCAACATTAGCTCGTGCTGCGTGGCGGCGTTTTCGGGTTTTAGGGAGGCGAACCCCACATCTGGCCCTGCTGCTTCTCGGAGAGGCCATCGGCCCGGGACCTGACTCCGCTAGAGCTGCCGGTGCGCGGAGACCAGCACCCGGAGCCGCCCCGCTGGGGCCCCACCTCCGCACCTGCCCCTAGGGGGCAGCAGCCAACAGGAGGCGCTCCCCTGGGGCTGACAGGCCGTGAGGATGCACAGTGCAAGCTGGGGGACACGCAGCAGGAGCAGACACCCGCGGGGACAGCCCCCTACCTCAGGGCCCCGGCCAGGCCCCTGCAGCTGGCCTCAGGGACCCGGGCAAGCCGAGCAGACCCAGAGCACGACCCAAAGTCTCGGCACCCAGCCCCAGCACCTCTAACGTGGAACAGGAACGTGCACGGCCTTGCGCAGCCAGGCCTGCCCACCGCCACCAGGAGGGGGCGACGCTCGGGCCGCGGGCAGGCGGGGCACAGAACTGTGGCCCCTGCAGCCGACCCACCCGAGGGCCCTGGGTAACCTGTCAGCGGCCGCTCGCTCTGCCCTTGCACTTAGGGGCGGCAGGaaggccccagcccccaggggccCCTGGCTGGAGGGGAGAGTGAAGGAGGAGCAGGACCACGCGTCCCCCAGGACAAATGCCAGGGAACGAGGGCAGCGCTCAGAGGCACGCTCAGCGGCCTGGCCAGGAAGCGGTGCTGTGAGCACTGGCCCGACGTCCAGGAGAGGTTAGGCGACAGCTGCCTcaccgcacacacacacccaggtgGGGAGGCCGCCCGCGAAGGCAGCAGCCAACGCTGCTCGGCCAACATTTGGCCTCTTGGGGTGAGGGGTCACCCTGACGCTTGGCCAGCCCCTGGACCCCACCTCACCAGGAAAGGCCTCCAACGCCCCCAACCTCACCCTGCCTCCCCAGCGTGCTCCAGGGAGCACACAGGGCCGCCTGTCACCCCAGACACCCTGGCCTTTGCTCCCTCCTCGGCTCTGCTCACGCCCGGAGCCAGCTCCTCCTCACCTCCAGAGGCCACCCTGGCCGTCCCAGCCCGCCTCGCCCCACGGCCGCACGCCTCCACAGCCGTCAGCCAGCCCTGGAGCCAGCCCTGGAGCTCCGGACGACTGACAGCAACGTCTGCTGCATGGAACCGCCCCGCGCCAGAGCTTGAGGACCCAGGCAGTGCCCTGACCTCCGAGGCAGCCAGTCGCCACCCAGAAGCATGTGTTGAGACAAGGAATAAccaacataaaaagaggaaaatcccCACGGCTGAAAGAAGACACGAGAGCTTAACGCAAAGGCCTGCCGAGCTGCCGAGTGGAGGCAGGTCAAAGACCCAGAAGACCCACGCCAAGCACAGCGCTGCGATCCAGCCGCGCCAGGCCCACTGCCCTGGAGCGGACAAGCCAGCGCTCACGGGAGTGGGAACGGGACTGGCCAGGGTGGCCCTGGACGTGCCCGCCCCGCACAGCCCTGCCCCGCCTCACCTCACCCTGGCGCCTCGTCTTGGGGGAAGGACTGAAAAAGTTGTGCAGGACGGAGAGCTCGGGGCTGAAGAGCGCGTTCTCCTTCTCCACGATGTACTGTTTCAGCAGCGGGGAGACCTCGTCGCCGAAGAGCGCCTGGTTGTCCTGCCAGATCTGCCGCTTCACCTCCACGGCACAGGCCCGGTACAACTCCTTGTCAGCCATCACCAGCTTCAGCTTCTTCTCAGGCACCTACACGACCCCACGGGCCACCTGTGAGCAACCCCTGGGCCCCAGGGGTCTCTCAAGACAAATCAAGAGCCCCCCCCACAGAGATCACATCCAGCCCAGTCCAACCCACGGGGGGGCACCTGGGACTggtcccccaggccctggcaggtgTAGTCAGTTTTTACCCAGAAAGAGCTCCGTGCCCCAAAGCACGTGCCCAGCTTCAGGCGGCGTGGCTCAGGGAGAGGCCAGCACGGAAACAGGCCCGGAGCTGTGCGGCCGCCAGCAGGCAGCTCGGGAAACCTCCCAGGAGCCAGCCAACGCCTGGCCCAGCTGGCCTCGCAGGTTTACCTTGGGCAAGTGTTTCATGACGCACATCACCACCGGCTGCAGAGACGGCATCTTCACCAGAGAAAAGCTCTTCTCCAGAAGCTCTTCCAGCTTCTTGTACCTGGAAAAACGGGCACGACTGAGGGAGGCAGCACAGAAGAAGTCGGAAGCAACTACCTACCTGCCTGACCCTAGACAGGTGGTGTGCGCAGGCGGGACCCCGGGGGACATGCGGACCGTGAGTGCTGGGAGGGGGCCGCACATCGCACCTGCCCACCTACCTCTCCTCAGCCTTCCCCTCGGAGGCGATGGCTGACACCCGCTCCAGCAGCTTGTCCCGAAGCTCATCAAACACCGACTGGTGGAACTCCAGCCGGGGTGTCCCATGCAGGTCCAAGAAGGGCAAGGCCGACTGCAGGGAGGGCAGCAGCACGCCATTCTCTGTCTAAGGAAGCGGAGGGCCAAGGTGAGGTCGATTTTGCTTACCCCGGGCGGCAAGAgaaacctcagccacagccacatctggcCAGGCACCCCTATGCTGAGTACACAGGGAGGCAGCTGCAAGGACGTTCCCAGCTGCGCTGGCTGGGCTGTAACTGCAAAAGCTGGAAACCGCTCAGATCGCAGTCGACGTCGTCCTAGTTCAGGACACCCGGTTCCTCCCTCCCGGGGAAGAGACGCAGCTACCTGCAGGGAGAGAAGCCCGCCCACTTCCCACGGACCCCGCCCCCCCGCCGGACTCACACACCCAAGCCACCGGCCTCTCCACCCGGCCCCTCCACCCGGCTCCACCTGGAACTGCTCGATGGCCTTAAGCGGCTCCGTGCAGTTGGTCAGCGTCTCCTTCAGGTCCTCGCCGTTGGCCACGCCCAGGTCCTGCAGCCCCGCGAACATGGCCgaggcccccgcccccacccggctCGGCGCCCCATCCCCTCCGCGCTCCCCGGGCGCCGATCCGGTAGCCGCAGGCCCAGCAGCTGCCCGCTCGCCAGGGCCTCGGGGGCCGCCCGAGCTCCTCTCCCCGGCGCCCTCCAGCTCGGCCAGGTCCCGCCCGCAGCGCGGCTCCGCTTGGACCGCAGCTGCCCACTTCCGCCCCGCACAGCCAGGTCCGCCCGCCAACCGGCTCCCCGGaaacgccgccgccgccgcgcagAGGTTCCGGGAAGCAGAGCCGCGGCCGGCGCCTGGCAAAGACCCAGCGCGAAGCCGACGCCCGGACGTCGCGCAGGCCCCGGACgaagccccgccccgccccgcgtgG
This genomic stretch from Sus scrofa isolate TJ Tabasco breed Duroc unplaced genomic scaffold, Sscrofa11.1 Contig1206, whole genome shotgun sequence harbors:
- the NELFB gene encoding negative elongation factor B (non-AUG (CUG) translation initiation codon) — its product is MAELEGAGERSSGGPRGPGERAAAGPAATGSAPGERGGDGAPSRVGAGASAMFAGLQDLGVANGEDLKETLTNCTEPLKAIEQFQTENGVLLPSLQSALPFLDLHGTPRLEFHQSVFDELRDKLLERVSAIASEGKAEERYKKLEELLEKSFSLVKMPSLQPVVMCVMKHLPKVPEKKLKLVMADKELYRACAVEVKRQIWQDNQALFGDEVSPLLKQYIVEKENALFSPELSVLHNFFSPSPKTRRQGEVVQKLTRMVGRNVKLYDMVLQFLRTLFLRTRNVHYCTLRAELLMSLHDLDVGDICSVDPCHKFTWCLDACIRERFVDGKRARELQGFLDGVKKGQEQVLGDLSMILCDPFAINTLSLSTVRHLQELVGQEMLPRESPDLLLLLRLLALGQGAWDMIDSQVFKEPKMEVELVTRFLPTLMSFVVDDHTFNVDQKLPAEEKAPVTYPSTLPESFTKFLQEQRMACEVGLYYVLHITKQRNKNALLRLLPGLVETFGDLAFSDIFLHLLTGNLALLADEFALEDFCSSLFDGFLLTASPRKENVQRHVLRLLIHLHQRVAPSKLEALQKALEPTGQSGEAVKELYSQLGEKLEQLDHRKPSPAQAAETPALELPLPAVPAPAVL